A part of Streptomyces sp. NBC_01235 genomic DNA contains:
- a CDS encoding recombinase family protein, which translates to MANLIYKRVSTDQQATARQNLVLDEAGIDDPVAFEEDAGTSSRLHPLQRPKFGELLTYARPGDTVHISEMFRLVRGTKHILDVLDVLHRDRLDLRIHDGAFCAMDLTARHPRTGELLSTVKFMVRTLAAAGELQRDLQRELTYDGLRAAETKGSKGGRRPAIAAGKTDAVRTAYLDGRSIAALAREHSVSRGAVRTAVAGLMPEHTAVGREDAPTPELSVTLDMPGKVADFLRATELEPAERAAFDHGVTVRRGQGYTLRVSTTPALHRQLLARCQPLDGTQRVPEVPARRKARREYKNRVNTLPATAGP; encoded by the coding sequence ATGGCGAACCTGATCTACAAGCGGGTCTCGACCGACCAGCAGGCGACCGCCCGGCAGAACCTCGTCCTCGACGAGGCCGGGATCGACGACCCAGTCGCCTTCGAGGAGGACGCGGGCACCTCCAGCCGCCTCCACCCACTCCAGCGGCCGAAGTTCGGCGAGCTGCTCACGTACGCGCGGCCGGGCGACACCGTGCACATCTCCGAGATGTTCCGCCTTGTACGCGGCACCAAGCACATCCTCGACGTGCTCGACGTCCTCCACCGCGACCGGCTCGACCTGCGCATCCACGACGGCGCGTTCTGCGCGATGGACCTCACCGCCCGCCACCCGCGCACCGGAGAACTGCTGTCCACCGTGAAGTTCATGGTGCGGACCCTCGCAGCAGCCGGTGAACTCCAGCGCGACCTCCAGCGCGAGCTGACCTACGACGGGCTGCGGGCCGCGGAGACCAAGGGCAGCAAGGGCGGCCGTCGCCCCGCCATCGCGGCCGGGAAGACGGACGCCGTCCGCACGGCGTACTTGGACGGCCGGTCCATCGCCGCCCTGGCCCGCGAACATAGCGTCAGCCGCGGTGCCGTCCGTACGGCCGTCGCCGGCCTCATGCCCGAGCACACCGCCGTCGGCCGCGAGGACGCCCCGACCCCGGAGCTGTCGGTCACCCTCGACATGCCGGGCAAGGTCGCCGACTTCCTACGCGCCACCGAGCTGGAGCCCGCCGAGCGGGCCGCGTTCGACCACGGCGTCACCGTACGGCGCGGCCAGGGCTACACCCTGCGAGTCAGCACTACCCCCGCACTTCACCGCCAGCTCCTCGCCCGCTGCCAACCCCTCGACGGCACCCAGCGCGTTCCGGAGGTCCCGGCACGGCGCAAGGCCCGCCGCGAGTACAAGAACCGCGTCAATACCCTTCCGGCCACAGCGGGACCGTGA
- a CDS encoding TetR/AcrR family transcriptional regulator produces MAGRRRWSTEEILDAAAKLLRTSDTESFSVRKLAATLGTDSSSLYRHFRSKTELLRAVADRILLASMDGYLAEGDWKQRITALALRVREAFGQQPQLAAVWGRYASGGAGSRLVMEEVLQALRASGLPDEEIPARYHRLAVLIAALIASEAGVSTITPEEYEQGMELFRVAVLGADPERFPALAHFARDVRPLGVDRRAAFEEILAAQLAHIEAAIRPS; encoded by the coding sequence ATGGCAGGTCGAAGGCGTTGGTCGACCGAGGAAATCCTGGATGCGGCAGCGAAGTTGCTGCGCACGAGCGACACAGAGTCGTTCAGCGTGCGCAAGCTCGCCGCGACCCTCGGGACCGATTCCTCCAGCCTCTACCGGCACTTCCGCAGCAAGACAGAACTGCTGCGCGCGGTCGCCGACCGGATCCTCCTGGCCTCCATGGACGGCTACCTCGCCGAGGGCGACTGGAAGCAGCGCATCACCGCCCTGGCCCTGCGCGTGAGAGAGGCGTTCGGCCAGCAGCCTCAGCTCGCCGCGGTCTGGGGACGGTACGCGTCAGGCGGCGCCGGTTCCCGGCTGGTCATGGAAGAGGTGCTGCAGGCCCTGCGCGCGTCGGGGCTGCCCGACGAGGAGATCCCGGCGCGCTACCACCGGCTCGCGGTCCTCATCGCCGCGTTGATCGCCTCCGAGGCCGGAGTCAGTACCATCACCCCGGAAGAGTACGAACAGGGCATGGAGCTGTTCCGCGTCGCGGTACTCGGCGCCGACCCCGAACGCTTCCCCGCCCTGGCCCACTTCGCCCGCGACGTCCGCCCCCTCGGGGTGGATCGCCGCGCGGCGTTCGAAGAGATCCTCGCCGCCCAACTCGCCCACATCGAGGCCGCAATCCGCCCGAGCTAG
- a CDS encoding serine hydrolase domain-containing protein, whose translation MRNSLDPAELNAAIENVHRAGMPGLFAEVRDGDQVWRGAAGVADVATGRPVTADMRHRVGSTTKTFTAAAVLQQVESGRIGLDTPIGQYLPKLVPGERGDAITVRMLINHTSGLAEYLPYAYPSLKAYPALADTGPQSLDDHRLTRFDPAELIEMGVTAPAVGAPGGTPGVYSNTNYLLLAQLLEQVTGTTAERYITRNVIERAGLRDTELPIGPYVDGPHSQLYESWFGMIDPPRDYSVYDMSWVGPAASLISTVADLNRFYRLLLAGEIISPSSLAQMQRTVPVISQEGKTIDYGLGLHPTEAAGQATFWGHGGTVWGGGALAMTRADGKRQMAVALNLQRWNRLDSSGKPQPHPIDDALVTLYRVAMYG comes from the coding sequence GTGAGGAACTCACTGGATCCCGCGGAGCTGAACGCCGCCATCGAGAACGTCCACCGCGCCGGGATGCCGGGCCTGTTCGCCGAGGTGCGTGACGGCGACCAGGTCTGGCGCGGCGCCGCCGGGGTCGCCGATGTCGCCACCGGTCGCCCCGTCACTGCCGACATGCGGCACCGCGTCGGCAGCACCACCAAGACCTTCACCGCCGCCGCGGTTCTGCAGCAGGTCGAGAGCGGTCGGATCGGTCTCGACACACCGATCGGCCAGTACCTTCCGAAGTTGGTTCCCGGAGAACGCGGTGACGCGATCACGGTCCGGATGCTGATCAACCACACCAGCGGCCTCGCCGAGTACCTCCCGTACGCGTACCCCTCCCTCAAGGCGTACCCCGCCCTCGCAGACACCGGACCCCAGAGCCTGGACGACCACCGGCTCACCCGGTTCGACCCCGCTGAACTGATCGAGATGGGGGTCACCGCACCTGCCGTCGGCGCCCCGGGTGGTACGCCGGGGGTGTACTCCAACACCAACTACCTGCTCCTCGCCCAGCTCCTGGAACAGGTGACCGGCACCACGGCCGAGCGGTACATCACCCGGAACGTCATCGAGCGCGCCGGGCTCCGGGACACCGAACTCCCCATCGGACCGTACGTCGACGGGCCGCACTCGCAGCTCTACGAGTCATGGTTCGGCATGATCGACCCGCCGCGCGACTACAGCGTCTACGACATGTCATGGGTGGGCCCGGCGGCCTCCCTGATATCGACCGTCGCGGACCTCAACCGCTTCTACCGCCTGCTGCTGGCCGGCGAGATCATCAGCCCGTCGTCGCTGGCCCAGATGCAACGCACCGTCCCGGTCATCTCCCAAGAGGGAAAGACAATCGACTACGGCCTCGGCCTCCACCCGACGGAGGCTGCCGGTCAGGCCACCTTCTGGGGCCACGGAGGCACGGTCTGGGGTGGCGGAGCGCTGGCCATGACCCGCGCCGACGGCAAGCGGCAGATGGCCGTCGCGCTGAACCTCCAGAGGTGGAACAGGCTCGACTCCTCCGGCAAGCCGCAGCCCCATCCCATCGACGACGCGCTTGTGACTCTGTACCGCGTGGCGATGTACGGCTGA
- a CDS encoding DUF6262 family protein, protein MRADNSAHLAEAAQQRRLACIERVRAVLDALEHDGGAMTVAGVAVRAGASRSFLYDAAQAPLFARLRDLADKQPSTGRPALPEQQRITTKSHETVVRALRDANLKLHGENERLRNELAVALGRLRDLRRGVGASVD, encoded by the coding sequence ATGCGGGCTGACAACTCGGCGCACCTGGCCGAAGCCGCACAACAGCGACGTCTCGCCTGTATCGAGCGTGTCCGCGCCGTCCTGGACGCCCTGGAACACGACGGCGGAGCGATGACCGTCGCTGGCGTCGCCGTCCGGGCCGGGGCCTCCCGGAGCTTCCTCTACGACGCTGCCCAGGCACCACTGTTCGCCAGACTGCGCGACCTCGCCGACAAGCAGCCCTCCACGGGGCGACCCGCTCTGCCCGAACAGCAGAGAATCACCACCAAGTCGCACGAGACGGTAGTAAGAGCGCTGCGGGACGCAAACCTCAAACTGCACGGGGAGAACGAACGGCTTCGCAACGAACTCGCAGTGGCCCTCGGCCGGCTCCGAGACCTCCGCCGAGGCGTCGGTGCATCCGTTGACTGA